The Anabaena sp. PCC 7108 region GATGATACTGCTGATGGTTCTAAAGGTAGCAGTTTAATGCACCATAAATTTCTCATTGTCGATAATCGCTTTGTAATTATTACTTCCGCAAATTTCACCTTAAGTGATACCTCCGGTGATTTTACAAATTCCAGCAGTTTAGGAAACGCCAACAACTTATTAAAAATTGATAGTCCTGAATTAACAACTTTATTTACAGAAGAGTTTAACATGATGTGGGGTGATGGAGCAGGAGGAAAACCAGATAGTATATTTGGTGTGAAAAAGCCGCTGCGTTTACCCAAACAAATCACTTTAGCCAAGACTAAAATTACCGTACATTTTTCACCGACTTCAGCAACTCAAATTTGGAGTAATACTAGTAATGGGTTAATTGGTAAAACCTTGGAAACAGCTACTAAATCGGTAGATATGGCATTATTTGTATTTTCCGATCAACAGTTAGCCAATATTTTAGAAAAGCGCCATGACCAAAAAGTACAAATTCGGGCTTTAATTGAACCACAATTTGCCTATCGTTTTTATAGCGAAGCTTTAGATATGATGGGTTTAGCTATCAATGATAACTGTAAATATGAAATTGATAACCGTCTTTGGAAAAATCCCATTTCTACAGTTGGAGTGCCAATTTTACCCAAAGGAGATTTCCTACATCACAAATTTGCTGTCGTTGATAACCAAACTGTAATTACAGGTTCACATAATTGGTCAGAAGCGGCTAATTATGGTAATGATGAAACTTTAGTAGTCATTGAAAATCCTACAGTAGCGGCTCATTATCAACGTGAATTTAATCGACTTTACACAAATATTAAACCAGGTTTACCGCCAAGAATTCAAACTAAAATTGATGCAGAAGTCAAAAAATGTCCCCAAATCAAAACTCCTTCCTCTCTGGAAAAGTTAGAAATTAAACCAATCAATCTTAACACAGCAACCCAAGAAGAATTAGAAACTCTCCCAGGTGTAGGTAAGAAATTAGCCGAAAGGATAATTATTGCTCGTCAACAGCAAAAATTTACATCCTTACAAGACGTAGAAAAAGTTCCCGGAATTAGTGTTAAAACTTTAGAAAAATGGCAAGAACGTGTAACTTGGTAATCTGAATATAGCGGTTCTCGGTTGAGTGAGATACAAAAACCCCACCCCCAACCCCCTCCCCGCAAGCGAGGAGGGGACTATGATGTACCTCATGTAATTATTTTTTGTGGGTTGGGTTGACGGAAGGAAACCCAACATTTACTGACGTTTGTTGGATTGCGCTATCGCTTAACTCAACCTACAACAATTATTAACTAAAAAGTATTGGATGGGACTTTTATTATGCAATTAATTTTTGCCAGTTAAATGTACAATAAAGAAATATATAAAGAGAGTGATTATGAAACAGAATCAACTCTATCTAAAGTATAATCATGCAAATCTCTACTTCTAGAAAGAGGAAAAATAATTACTAAATTACTAACATAAATAGGACTTACGCAAGTGTCACACCAAAAATCTATTGTAGGGTGCTTTACTACTGCATAAATCTAGTAAATAAACAGATTTTTGATATCTGACGCACCCTACCAATGTGCCAGTTGCGTAAGTCCTGATAAACGTAACTTAGATCATCGGAGTCGGTTTATGCCTTATAACAAAATAGATGAATTACCTCAAGACATCCAAGCACGACTACCAGAACACGCACAACAGATTTTTGTTGCTGCTTTCAACGCTGCACAACATGATGGAATGAGTGAAGAAGGTGCAAAGGAAGTAGCTTGGAATAGTGTTCATAATGAATATGAACCAGATAGCCAAGGTAACTGGCGTAGAAAACCAGAAGATCCTGCCACACATCATAAAGCTGTAACATCTGGTGGTAATTAATTATCTTTTAAATCTATGTTGCATTGCTGACGGTTTATAATTTATGTAGACCGTTTTTTTATAGCAATATGGAATATGTTAATTATTCAAAATGAAATTAGGCTTCGTCCTATGAGAGATGATATAAATGACTATGAGTTAATGGCAAAATGGCGGACAGATGAACAAGTATTAAAATATTATGGAGGACGAGATGATCCTCATTATCTAGAAAAAGTTATCGCCACCTATCAACCGAGAATTCAGAGAGAAGAACCTGTAATTCCCTGTATCTTCTCCTATAAAAATCAGGATATTGGTTATTTACAATATTATTGTCTCAATCAAATACCAGAAGAAATTAGACAAATGTATTGTTTAGAAAATACAGATAATGTCTATGGAATCGACTTATTTATCGGCGAAACTCAATATTGGAATCTAGGAATTGGGACACAAGTGCTTTCATCAGCCGTAGAATTCATTTTTACAGAACTACAAGCTGTTAGAATAGTTATTGATCCAAGTGTAAAAAATCCTCGTGCTATCCGCTGCTATGAAAAATCTGGGTTTGTAAAAGTCAAGCTGTTACCCTCCTATGAACTGCATGAAGGTAAGTATCAGGATTGCTGGTTAATGGCAATAGACCGCAATAAATCATTACACTAAAATAAATACAAAACTGGGATTTAGCTTTCTATAAAAACCATGACTCAACCAACTACAAGAATTTGTAT contains the following coding sequences:
- a CDS encoding DUF655 domain-containing protein yields the protein MSIFPHKRYLSYIFLLIFTLFGCQKVQSSNQRLAPLPQDPLIQVYFNHSQSSEYQEAYRQKTRLGDDLETQIVDVISQATSTVDVAVQELRLPKIAQALAAKHKSGVKVRLILENNYSRPWSNFTSAEIQKLAKREQDRYQEFRKFVDINQDDQITPEEISQRDALTIIQNSKIPWIDDTADGSKGSSLMHHKFLIVDNRFVIITSANFTLSDTSGDFTNSSSLGNANNLLKIDSPELTTLFTEEFNMMWGDGAGGKPDSIFGVKKPLRLPKQITLAKTKITVHFSPTSATQIWSNTSNGLIGKTLETATKSVDMALFVFSDQQLANILEKRHDQKVQIRALIEPQFAYRFYSEALDMMGLAINDNCKYEIDNRLWKNPISTVGVPILPKGDFLHHKFAVVDNQTVITGSHNWSEAANYGNDETLVVIENPTVAAHYQREFNRLYTNIKPGLPPRIQTKIDAEVKKCPQIKTPSSLEKLEIKPINLNTATQEELETLPGVGKKLAERIIIARQQQKFTSLQDVEKVPGISVKTLEKWQERVTW
- a CDS encoding ChaB family protein: MPYNKIDELPQDIQARLPEHAQQIFVAAFNAAQHDGMSEEGAKEVAWNSVHNEYEPDSQGNWRRKPEDPATHHKAVTSGGN
- a CDS encoding GNAT family N-acetyltransferase, with protein sequence MLIIQNEIRLRPMRDDINDYELMAKWRTDEQVLKYYGGRDDPHYLEKVIATYQPRIQREEPVIPCIFSYKNQDIGYLQYYCLNQIPEEIRQMYCLENTDNVYGIDLFIGETQYWNLGIGTQVLSSAVEFIFTELQAVRIVIDPSVKNPRAIRCYEKSGFVKVKLLPSYELHEGKYQDCWLMAIDRNKSLH